A single region of the Chloroflexota bacterium genome encodes:
- the tuf gene encoding elongation factor Tu (EF-Tu; promotes GTP-dependent binding of aminoacyl-tRNA to the A-site of ribosomes during protein biosynthesis; when the tRNA anticodon matches the mRNA codon, GTP hydrolysis results; the inactive EF-Tu-GDP leaves the ribosome and release of GDP is promoted by elongation factor Ts; many prokaryotes have two copies of the gene encoding EF-Tu): MAKRKFERTKPHVNVGTIGHVDHGKTTLTAAITKVLAMKGLA; the protein is encoded by the coding sequence ATGGCCAAGAGAAAATTTGAGCGGACCAAGCCGCACGTGAACGTAGGCACGATTGGGCACGTGGACCACGGCAAGACGACGCTGACTGCGGCGATCACCAAAGTGCTAGCGATGAAGGGTCTGGC